A window of the Lactuca sativa cultivar Salinas chromosome 5, Lsat_Salinas_v11, whole genome shotgun sequence genome harbors these coding sequences:
- the LOC111892524 gene encoding glycerophosphocholine acyltransferase 1: MSSTEEADDYQSNGHRFQGVKQRLKDRSRKVAQTKEKTKEILSKQAVKIAQQAEEHESFITKVTHFMGVFGFGGFCFILGARPQDIRYVYCLIYVTFVPLRWIYYRYKKWHYYLLDFCYYANTIFLIMLLFYPKNEKLFMVCFSFAEGPLAWALIVWRCSLVFSSVDKLVSVLIHLLPGVVFFTIRWWDPAFFEAMHPEGTAMRASWPYVGNKSFLWTWLFTVPLIAYSLWQALYFLIVNVLRRQRLLRDPEVMTSYRELSKKAQKANNLWWRLSGLLGDQNRMFMYILLQALFTVATMALTVPIFLSYELHLAFQMLKVSATVWNGGSFLLEVMPRQVVLKEKRKQKVVQPVEENHQQDLDHEKSTEVNNASEM; the protein is encoded by the exons ATGTCGAGCACTGAAGAGGCGGATGATTATCAATCGAATGGGCATCGGTTTCAAGGAGTGAAGCAGAGGTTAAAAGATCGATCCAGG AAAGTTGCTCAAACGAAAGAAAAAACGAAGGAGATCTTGTCAAAACAAGCTGTTAAGATCGCTCAACAGGCTGAAGAACATGAAAGTTTTATCACTAAG GTTACTCATTTTATGGGTGTCTTTGGCTTCGGGGGGTTTTGCTTTATATTGGGTGCAA GGCCACAAGATATCCGATACGTCTACTGTTTGATCTATGTCACCTTTGTTCCACTTCGATGGATTTACTATCGATATAAAAAATGGCATTATTACCTTCTG GATTTCTGCTATTATGCCAACACCATATTCTTGATCATGCTTTTATTTTATCCCAAAAATGAAAAACTTTTCATGGTTTGCTTCTCATTTGCGGAG GGCCCACTAGCATGGGCATTGATCGTATGGCGATGTAGCTTAGTGTTTAGTTCTGTGGACAAACTCGTAAGCGTCCTTATACATCTTTTACCAG ggGTGGTGTTTTTTACTATCCGATGGTGGGACCCGGCTTTTTTTGAAGCTATGCATCCTGAAGGAACTGCAATGAGAGCTTCATGGCCTTATGTCGGAAACAAATCATTCCTGTGGACATGGCTGTTTACTGTCCCCTTAATTGCCTACAGTCTCTGGCAGGCATTGTACTTTCTGATAGTTAATGTCCTTCGTCGTCAGAGGTTGTTAAGGGACCCTGAAGTCATGACCTCTTACAG GGAGCTTTCGAAAAAGGCACAGAAAGCGAACAACTTGTGGTGGAGGTTAAGTGGTTTGCTTGGGGACCAAAACCGtatgtttatgtatattttaCTGCAAGCGCTTTTTACGGTGGCAACGATGGCTCTTACTGTGCCTATCTTTTTGTCATATGAATTGCATCTTGCTTTTCAAATGCTTAAAGTTTCGGCGACTGTATGGAATGGTGGTTCGTTTTTATTAGAAGTTATGCCTAGACAAGTTGTTCTCAAGGAGAAAAGGAAACAAAAAGTGGTGCAGCCTGTAGAAGAAAATCATCAGCAAGACTTGGATCATGAAAAATCAACTGAGGTAAATAATGCTTCTGAAATGTAG
- the LOC111892523 gene encoding uncharacterized protein LOC111892523, with translation MSENGDGLDYLRIPFEKIKFGKKLEGHGYGSVFEGEFGDRRVALKQLNITNLGNIKPKLLGEILTISQFRQHPNLVALLGFCDERSNEIILVYEYVANGNLADKMRKRLNTIQRFEICLGAARGLDYLHTGVNSTTPGIVHGHVKLSKILLNSDSNSSKFEAKVSSFGLSKIVPGKAQKDPEDEVNEKPTKESDVYSFGVLLLEVLCGVSELVDTDDYQERHVSELVPKRLEQDKLRKIVHFDIRREIKTEALETYAKIACQCVMENPETRPTMTRVVEELEKALRLQGGEVTYVQILVSENINDVADETVVDDGQKEDGDDETMDSKTLDEEPQEAETVAVVEDAKEVISDVAGEDKADEISKVDNSSESTNEKKLDDDITVQERSFDASLLNGDNGESLADNTHIEDAEKESSNTVIQNTNDRETTEEITDDLSSKEESNITEDDNKNLVQIGDDQEEITNTAIASINEPETAEEITDDLNSKEISNVTTEIEDDNQSKTQSEDAPETTEEITNGSKSEEESNSGNPESDNRSWNEVGDGLDDLRIPFQKIKFGKRIDIDGYGSMFEGEYDNQQVALKQLNITNLGNIKPKLLSEILNVARFQNHPNLVALIGFCDEKNNEITIVYEYISGGNLADNLSKHLTTIQRLEICLGAARGVDYLHSGLNPTPGIIHGDIKLSKILLKLDSISSKFVAKVSSFGLSKLLPGKSQRILDPEGKTKESDVYSFGVLLLEVLCGVPELVDTDDYQERHVTELVPKRLEQNMLRKIVHFDIRDEIKPEALETYAKIACHCVVENPEERPTMAQVVEELEKALILQGGGITDIEVPGSSNGNGLHDENVDEDDNGETMDLNTEVEESKVIEESVDDVTMEVESFPVDDVPDITHVEEAKKESNELLVDPESTEETITDVQSNEESNIILEKELENESQIPLISLESNNGDIEKAEQENENTLPTNTHEHETKEEEIIDDKITPMEITTEVHNSVENGNSKIKLHGTKKEPEPIIATREINFNDFDTTNLIPITKPQESETKRSSSSTSTSSESSNGEGTAPSDSLLQKNPPNGNTTKKTSYGSRNCCSCSWWNLISNRVASCGGQFWNKSKSCCACIGGQFSSKHD, from the exons ATGTCGGAGAACGGAGACGGGCTGGATTACCTCCGAATTCCGTTCGAGAAGATCAAGTTTGGTAAGAAGCTCGAGGGTCACGGCTATGGAAGTGTGTTCGAAGGAGAATTTGGAGATCGACGAGTAGCGTTGAAGCAGTTGAACATCACGAACCTCGGTAACATTAAACCCAAGCTATTAGGTGAGATTTTAACGATTTCTCAATTCCGGCAACATCCAAATCTCGTTGCTCTTCTCGGTTTCTGTGACGAAAGGAGCAATGAGATCATTCTCGTTTACGAGTATGTCGCAAATGGAAATCTAGCTGACAAGATGAGAAAACGTCTGAATACGATCCAGCGCTTCGAGATCTGTCTCGGTGCTGCTCGTGGACTGGATTATTTGCATACCGGCGTAAACTCCACCACACCTGGAATCGTTCACGGTCATGTTAAGCTTTCGAAAATCCTGTTGAATTCTGATTCAAATTCATCAAAATTTGAAGCAAAGGTTTCGAGTTTTGGATTATCCAAAATCGTGCCTGGAAAAGCTCAGAAGGATCCGGAGGATGAAGTCAACGAGAAGCCGACGAAGGAATCTGACGTCTACTCTTTCGGTGTGCTGTTGCTTGAAGTGCTGTGTGGTGTATCGGAATTGGTGGATACCGATGATTATCAGGAACGCCATGTCTCCGAATTGGTCCCGAAGAGACTTGAACAAGATAAATTACGCAAAATCGTGCACTTCGATATCAGAAGAGAAATCAAAACGGAGGCGTTGGAAACTTACGCGAAAATCGCGTGCCAGTGTGTAATGGAAAACCCTGAAACACGTCCAACCATGACTCGGGTTGTTGAAGAACTCGAAAAAGCGTTGAGATTACAG GGAGGAGAGGTCACCTATGTTCAAATTCTTGTTAGCGAAAACATCAACGACGTAGCAGATGAAACAGTCGTAGATGATGGTCAGAAAGAGGATGGCGATGATGAGACGATGGATTCAAAAACACTTGACGAAGAACCCCAGGAGGCGGAGACTGTGGCGGTTGTAGAAGATGCTAAGGAGGTGATCTCCGATGTCGCCGGAGAAGATAAAGCGGATGAGATTAGCAAAGTTGACAATTCTTCAGAATCTACCAATGAGAAGAAATTAGACGACGATATTACTGTG CAAGAACGGAGCTTCGATGCTTCACTTCTAAATGGCGACAATGGTGAGAGTTTAGCCGACAATACTCATATCGAAGACGCTGAAAAGGAGAGTAGCAACACTGTAATTCAGAACACCAATGATCGAGAAACCACAGAAGAAATTACCGACGATTTAAGCTCCAAAGAGGAATCAAACATCACCGAAGACGATAACAAAAACTTAGTCCAAATTGGAGACGATCAAGAGGAGATTACCAACACTGCGATTGCGAGCATCAATGAGCCAGAAACCGCAGAAGAAATCACAGACGATTTAAACTCCAAAGAGATATCGAACGTCACCACAGAAATCGAAGATGATAACCAAAGCAAAACTCAAAGTGAAGATGCTCCAGAAACCACAGAAGAAATCACAAACGGATCCAAGTCTGAAGAGGAATCGAACTCTGGAAATCCGGAATCAGACAATAGGTCATGGAACGAGGTTGGAGACGGGCTGGATGACCTTCGAATTCCATTCCAGAAGATCAAATTTGGAAAGAGAATCGACATTGATGGTTACGGAAGCATGTTCGAAGGAGAATATGACAATCAACAAGTCgcattaaaacaattaaacatCACAAACCTCGGCAACATTAAACCCAAGCTTCTATCAGAAATTCTAAACGTAGCTCGTTTCCAAAACCACCCAAATCTCGTCGCGCTTATCGGCTTTTGCGACGAAAAAAACAACGAAATTACAATCGTGTACGAATACATCTCCGGTGGGAATCTAGCGGATAATTTAAGTAAACATCTCACTACGATCCAGCGACTCGAGATCTGCCTCGGTGCTGCTCGCGGAGTCGACTATTTGCACAGCGGTCTAAACCCTACGCCTGGTATAATCCACGGTGACATCAAACTTTCGAAAATTTTGTTGAAATTGGATTCAATTTCATCAAAATTCGTAGCTAAAGTTTCAAGTTTTGGGTTGTCGAAACTTCTGCCTGGAAAATCTCAGAGGATTCTGGATCCTGAAGGTAAGACGAAGGAATCTGACGTGTATTCATTCGGTGTTTTATTGCTTGAAGTTTTATGCGGGGTGCCGGAGCTAGTGGATACCGATGATTATCAAGAACGACATGTTACTGAATTGGTTCCCAAGAGGCTCGAACAAAATATGTTACGCAAGATTGTGCATTTTGATATTAGGGATGAAATAAAACCAGAGGCATTGGAAACTTATGCCAAAATTGCATGCCACTGCGTAGTAGAAAACCCTGAAGAACGACCAACCATGGCTCAAGTTGTTGAGGAACTTGAAAAAGCGTTAATATTACAG GGTGGGGGAATAACCGACATTGAAGTTCCTGGTAGCAGCAATGGCAATGGTCTACATGACGAAAATGTTGATGAAGATGACAATGGTGAGACGATGGACTTGAATACAGAGGTGGAAGAATCCAAGGTGATTGAAGAGAGTGTTGATGACGTCACTATG GAAGTGGAGAGTTTTCCTGTTGATGATGTACCCGACATAACCCATGTAGAAGAGGCTAAAAAGGAGAGTAATGAACTCTTGGTTGATCCTGAGAGCACAGAAGAAACCATAACTGATGTACAATCGAATGAGGAATCAAACATCATTTTGGAAAAAGAACTTGAAAATGAAAGCCAGATCCCGCTCATATCTTTAGAATCCAACAATGGTGACATCGAGAAAGCTGAACAAGAGAATGAAAACACACTTCCAACAAACACCCATGAACACGAAACCAAAGAAGAAGAAATCATAGATGATAAGATCACACCCATGGAGATTACTACG GAAGTACATAACTCCGTAGAAAATGGTAATAGCAAAATTAAGTTACATGGCACCAAGAAGGAACCCGAGCCAATCATCGCCACAAGAGAAATAAATTTCAATGATTTTGACACCACCAACTTAATACCCATCACAAAACCCCAAGAATCTGAAACCAAGAGAAGCAGTAGTAGTACTAGTACAAGCTCCGAGTCTAGCAATGGCGAAGGCACCGCTCCCTCAGATTCTTTACTGCAAAAAAATCCCCCCAACGGTAACACCACG AAGAAAACATCATATGGCTCAAGAAACTGTTGTTCCTGCTCATGGTGGAACCTCATCTCCAACAG AGTTGCTTCGTGCGGAGGTCAATTTTGGAATAAATCAAAATCATGTTGTGCGTGTATCGGAGGGCAATTTTCTAGCAAACATGACTAA